A genomic region of Pseudomonas migulae contains the following coding sequences:
- the pqqC gene encoding pyrroloquinoline-quinone synthase PqqC, whose protein sequence is MTDTPLSPAEFEAALRAKGAYYHIHHPYHVAMYEGRATREQIQGWVANRFYYQVNIPLKDAAILANCPDREIRREWIQRLLDHDGAPGEDGGIEAWLRLGQAVGLDPDQLRSQELVLPGVRFAVDAYVNFARRANWQEAASSSLTELFAPQIHQSRLDSWPQHYPWIDPTGYEYFRTRLGQARRDVEHGLAITLQHYTTREGQERMLEILQFKLDILWSMLDAMSMAYELKRPPYHSVTEQRVWHKGITL, encoded by the coding sequence ATGACTGACACCCCACTGTCCCCCGCCGAATTCGAAGCGGCCCTGCGCGCCAAAGGCGCCTACTACCACATCCATCACCCGTACCACGTGGCGATGTATGAAGGCCGGGCGACCCGCGAGCAGATCCAGGGCTGGGTTGCCAACCGGTTTTACTATCAGGTGAACATTCCCCTGAAGGACGCCGCCATCCTGGCCAATTGCCCGGACCGCGAGATCCGCCGCGAGTGGATTCAACGTCTGCTGGACCATGACGGCGCCCCCGGTGAAGACGGCGGCATTGAAGCCTGGCTGCGTCTGGGCCAGGCCGTCGGCCTCGACCCGGATCAGCTGCGCTCCCAGGAACTGGTGCTGCCCGGCGTACGTTTCGCCGTGGACGCCTACGTCAACTTCGCCCGCCGGGCCAATTGGCAGGAAGCCGCCAGCAGCTCGCTGACCGAGCTGTTCGCGCCGCAGATCCACCAATCGCGCCTCGACAGCTGGCCGCAGCATTACCCGTGGATCGACCCGACCGGTTATGAATATTTCCGCACCCGACTGGGTCAGGCGCGGCGCGATGTGGAACACGGTCTGGCGATCACGTTGCAGCACTACACGACGCGGGAAGGCCAAGAGCGCATGCTGGAAATTCTCCAGTTCAAACTGGACATTCTTTGGAGCATGCTCGATGCCATGAGCATGGCCTATGAACTGAAACGCCCGCCGTATCACAGCGTGACCGAGCAACGGGTCTGGCACAAAGGAATCACCTTATGA
- the pqqD gene encoding pyrroloquinoline quinone biosynthesis peptide chaperone PqqD gives MSFDRSKTPTWRPGYRFQYEPAQKGHVLLYPEGMIKLNESAALIGGLIDGERDVAAIIAELDAQFPGVPELGDDIEQFMEVARAQHWIELT, from the coding sequence ATGAGTTTCGATCGCAGCAAGACCCCGACCTGGCGCCCCGGCTACCGCTTTCAGTACGAACCGGCGCAGAAAGGCCATGTGCTGCTCTACCCGGAAGGCATGATCAAACTCAATGAAAGCGCTGCGCTGATCGGCGGTTTGATCGATGGCGAACGTGACGTAGCGGCGATCATCGCCGAACTGGACGCACAGTTCCCCGGCGTGCCGGAACTCGGTGATGACATCGAGCAATTCATGGAGGTCGCCCGTGCTCAGCACTGGATCGAACTTACCTGA
- the pqqE gene encoding pyrroloquinoline quinone biosynthesis protein PqqE has translation MLSTGSNLPDSVSGKLPPKPEIGLPLWLLAELTYRCPLQCPYCSNPLDFAEQGKELSTEQWIKVFREAREMGAAQLGFSGGEPLVRQDLAELIAEARKLGFYTNLITSGIGLTEQKISDFKKAGLDHIQISFQASDEQVNNLLAGSKKAFAQKLEMARAVKAHGYPMVLNFVTHRHNIDKIDRIIELCIALEADFVELATCQFYGWAQLNRVGLLPTKEQLVRAERITNEYRAKLEAEGHPCKLIFVTPDYYEERPKACMNGWGSIFLTVTPDGTALPCHGARQMPVQFPNVRDHSMQHIWYDSFGFNRFRGYDWMPEPCRSCDEKEKDFGGCRCQAFMLTGDASNADPVCSKSEHHGVILKAREEAEHATQTIEQLAFRNERNSRLIAKS, from the coding sequence GTGCTCAGCACTGGATCGAACTTACCTGATTCCGTGTCAGGCAAGTTACCGCCCAAACCCGAAATCGGTCTGCCGCTGTGGCTGCTGGCCGAACTGACCTATCGCTGCCCGTTGCAATGCCCGTACTGCTCCAATCCATTGGACTTTGCCGAACAGGGCAAAGAGTTGAGCACCGAGCAGTGGATCAAGGTATTTCGCGAAGCGCGGGAAATGGGCGCGGCGCAATTGGGTTTTTCAGGCGGCGAACCGCTGGTGCGCCAGGACCTCGCCGAACTGATTGCCGAAGCGCGCAAGCTGGGTTTCTACACCAACCTGATCACCTCCGGCATCGGCCTCACCGAGCAGAAAATCAGCGACTTCAAGAAGGCCGGCCTGGACCATATCCAGATCAGCTTCCAGGCCAGCGACGAGCAGGTGAACAACTTGCTGGCCGGCTCGAAAAAGGCCTTCGCGCAGAAGCTGGAAATGGCGCGCGCAGTAAAGGCTCACGGCTATCCGATGGTGCTGAATTTCGTCACCCACCGGCACAACATCGACAAGATCGACCGGATCATCGAGCTGTGTATCGCCCTTGAGGCGGACTTCGTCGAGCTCGCCACCTGCCAGTTTTACGGTTGGGCGCAGCTCAATCGTGTCGGCCTGCTGCCAACCAAAGAGCAACTGGTCCGCGCCGAACGCATTACCAACGAATACCGCGCCAAACTCGAAGCCGAAGGGCATCCGTGCAAGCTGATTTTCGTCACGCCGGACTACTACGAAGAACGCCCGAAAGCCTGCATGAATGGCTGGGGCAGTATTTTTCTGACAGTGACTCCGGACGGAACCGCCCTGCCCTGTCACGGTGCCCGACAGATGCCGGTGCAATTTCCCAACGTACGCGACCACAGCATGCAACACATCTGGTACGACTCCTTCGGTTTCAACCGCTTTCGCGGCTACGACTGGATGCCCGAGCCGTGCCGCTCCTGCGACGAGAAAGAAAAGGACTTCGGCGGCTGTCGCTGCCAGGCGTTCATGCTCACGGGTGACGCGAGCAACGCCGACCCGGTGTGCAGCAAGTCGGAACATCACGGCGTGATTCTCAAGGCCCGCGAAGAAGCCGAGCACGCGACCCAGACCATCGAACAACTGGCCTTTCGCAATGAACGAAACTCACGACTCATCGCCAAAAGCTGA
- a CDS encoding S9 family peptidase, whose product MNETHDSSPKAEPFSAAKAVAAGIDFAELQVGQHGLFWNEYRPEDAACRIWHWRDGQAHCLTPAGFSVRSRVYEYGGGAFCLTDDGVVFVNEADQQLYRQSLKDQTPEVLTSGECRYGDLQFAHGQVLAVEEHRDRHRLVAIDLADGARHLLAEGADFYAAPTLSPDAQRLAWIEWSRPDQPWTATRLMVADRQDDRHFAQARCVVGDGVQESLQQPRFDDSGRLYCLTDRGGYWQPWVESSEGLGPLPSAAADHGPAPWQLGGCTWLPLSESTYLASWTEDGFGRLGLCGETPEDFTVDYSRFRHLALDEQFIYCIAASPVSSSAVIAIDRKTRAVRVLAGGVAPLPAEQISVPQTLRYPSGAGEAHGFFYPAMTGDTKPPLVVFIHGGPTSACYPMLDPRIQYWAQRGFAVADLNYRGSSGYGRAYRQALHLSWGDVDVEDACAVVTHLAERGLIDGDKAFIRGGSAGGYTTLCALAFKKVFRAGASLYGVSDPVALGRATHKFEGDYLDWLIGDPVTDAERYAARTPLLHASNISVPVIFFQGELDAVVVPQQTRDMVEALQKNGILVEAHYYADERHGFRKAGNQAHALEQEWLFYRRVMALAD is encoded by the coding sequence ATGAACGAAACTCACGACTCATCGCCAAAAGCTGAACCCTTCAGCGCGGCCAAGGCCGTCGCTGCCGGTATCGACTTTGCCGAATTGCAGGTTGGCCAGCATGGCCTGTTCTGGAACGAATACCGCCCCGAGGACGCCGCTTGCCGCATCTGGCATTGGCGGGACGGCCAGGCACATTGCCTGACGCCAGCGGGTTTCAGTGTGCGCAGTCGAGTGTACGAATATGGCGGAGGGGCGTTTTGCCTGACAGATGACGGGGTGGTTTTCGTCAATGAGGCGGATCAGCAGCTGTATCGCCAATCGCTGAAAGACCAAACGCCCGAGGTACTGACATCCGGCGAATGCCGCTATGGCGACCTGCAGTTTGCTCACGGGCAGGTGTTGGCGGTTGAAGAGCATCGAGACCGGCATCGTCTGGTGGCCATCGATCTGGCGGACGGCGCGCGTCATCTGCTGGCTGAAGGTGCGGACTTTTATGCCGCGCCGACGTTGAGCCCCGACGCTCAACGATTGGCCTGGATCGAATGGAGCCGCCCCGACCAGCCATGGACCGCGACGCGTCTGATGGTTGCAGACCGTCAGGACGACCGCCATTTCGCTCAAGCCCGTTGCGTGGTGGGCGATGGTGTTCAGGAGTCGCTGCAGCAGCCGCGATTCGATGACAGTGGTCGCCTGTATTGTCTGACGGATCGTGGCGGCTACTGGCAGCCGTGGGTGGAATCTTCAGAAGGGCTGGGCCCTTTACCCAGCGCCGCCGCAGACCATGGGCCAGCGCCCTGGCAGTTGGGCGGTTGCACCTGGCTGCCCCTCAGTGAGAGCACTTACCTGGCGAGTTGGACGGAAGACGGATTCGGCCGACTGGGACTTTGCGGTGAAACCCCAGAAGATTTCACCGTGGACTACAGCCGTTTCCGACATCTCGCACTGGATGAACAATTCATCTACTGCATCGCCGCCTCGCCGGTCAGTTCGTCCGCCGTGATCGCCATCGACCGAAAAACCCGAGCGGTCAGGGTATTGGCCGGTGGCGTGGCGCCGCTACCTGCCGAGCAAATCAGCGTTCCGCAAACCCTGCGCTACCCGAGCGGTGCAGGCGAGGCTCACGGTTTCTTCTACCCGGCGATGACTGGCGACACGAAGCCGCCGCTGGTGGTGTTCATCCACGGTGGCCCGACATCGGCGTGCTACCCGATGCTCGATCCGCGCATCCAGTACTGGGCGCAACGCGGTTTCGCCGTGGCCGACCTCAACTACCGGGGCAGCAGCGGTTATGGCCGGGCCTATCGCCAGGCGCTGCATTTGAGTTGGGGGGACGTGGATGTGGAGGATGCCTGCGCGGTGGTCACCCATCTCGCCGAGCGCGGGTTGATCGATGGCGACAAGGCGTTTATTCGCGGCGGCAGCGCCGGTGGGTACACAACGCTGTGCGCATTGGCGTTCAAGAAAGTCTTTCGCGCGGGCGCCAGCCTTTACGGAGTCAGCGATCCCGTGGCCCTGGGTCGGGCGACGCACAAGTTCGAAGGCGATTACCTGGATTGGCTGATCGGCGACCCTGTCACAGACGCCGAGCGCTACGCTGCACGAACACCCCTGCTGCATGCGAGCAACATCAGCGTGCCGGTGATTTTCTTTCAGGGCGAACTGGACGCCGTGGTTGTACCGCAGCAAACCCGCGACATGGTCGAGGCGCTGCAGAAAAACGGCATTCTGGTTGAAGCGCATTACTACGCGGATGAACGTCACGGCTTCCGCAAGGCTGGCAACCAGGCCCATGCGCTGGAGCAGGAGTGGTTGTTTTATCGGCGGGTGATGGCGCTCGCGGACTGA
- the pqqF gene encoding pyrroloquinoline quinone biosynthesis protein PqqF — MPALNQPRPHTETLANGLRVTLRHAPNLKRCAAALRVAAGSHDVPLAWPGLAHFLEHLLFLGTERFPAQQGLMAYMQGHGGQVNARTSERTTDFFFELPPQAFSGGLERLSDMLAHPRMNPDDQQREREVLQAEFVAWSQDATAQQQLALFDGLSPTHPLRGFHAGNRDSLPLAQPDFQQALKEFHQRFYQTGQMTLSLAGPQSIEELKQMALSFAAAIPVGENAPQQAPVPLMESSEASYQQVSERRLDLLFAFESLPASSTAALAFLCHWMNAAKPGGLLSELRARGLAEHLKADTLYQFAGQAVLHIEFTTEEPASVLREQLQDWLGFFAAQQNWTALREEYAALLQRQHQVSSALQMARFDSEQLETGLSEQGVVALKDILKAIGAVDNFSGEWQLPAPNPFLRAEAPPQNAGLIRGQTSKHRGLRTFAQDRSRSRRENSPMQFSQALPDNTAEGAIYLRWRLEAAPHPRLQQRLENSLQPLREDARQAGVDFSFSASGNEWLLKVTGLQESMPTVLEHALKELTKPANGFSQEAPKSTALIPIKQLLKALPDHCLLHAGVSDDLQQLGSSARWEGLATGLSAQTQAALGLALSRVPGVADTQPSPLPSINSQRLWTTLDTESSEHALLLFCPTPTRDISDEAAWRLLAHVCQTPFYQRLRVELQLGYAVFSALRQIHGQTGILFGVQSPGTAPLQLLEHIECFLNDLPGMIEGIDEAAFIAQRQALANQFDNASLPATQAAELLWQGKLAGHSSDYLTQLTLSILAIDRSALIAAAHRLNNAEGGWRCLASSSEPEAPWQVTK; from the coding sequence ATGCCTGCGTTGAATCAACCTCGCCCCCACACTGAAACCCTGGCCAACGGCCTGCGGGTAACGCTGCGTCATGCCCCGAATTTGAAGCGTTGTGCGGCGGCGTTGCGGGTCGCTGCGGGCAGTCATGACGTGCCATTGGCATGGCCCGGCCTGGCGCACTTTCTTGAACACCTGTTGTTTCTCGGCACCGAGCGTTTTCCTGCGCAACAAGGGCTGATGGCCTACATGCAAGGTCACGGCGGGCAAGTGAATGCACGGACCAGCGAACGCACCACAGACTTCTTTTTCGAACTGCCGCCGCAGGCATTCAGCGGTGGGCTGGAGCGTCTGTCAGACATGCTCGCTCACCCGCGTATGAATCCGGACGATCAGCAGCGGGAACGGGAAGTGTTGCAGGCAGAGTTTGTGGCCTGGTCGCAAGACGCGACGGCGCAACAGCAGCTGGCGTTGTTCGATGGGCTTTCGCCGACTCATCCATTGCGCGGGTTTCATGCCGGCAACCGCGACAGCCTGCCGCTGGCACAACCGGACTTTCAGCAGGCGCTGAAGGAGTTCCATCAGCGGTTTTATCAGACCGGGCAGATGACGCTGAGCCTGGCCGGCCCGCAAAGTATCGAAGAGCTGAAGCAAATGGCGCTGAGTTTCGCCGCGGCGATTCCCGTCGGAGAAAACGCTCCCCAACAGGCGCCCGTGCCGCTGATGGAGTCTTCGGAAGCTAGTTATCAACAGGTGAGCGAGCGACGGCTTGATCTGCTGTTTGCCTTCGAATCACTGCCCGCTTCGTCGACCGCAGCATTGGCGTTTCTGTGCCATTGGATGAACGCCGCGAAACCCGGTGGGTTGTTGAGTGAATTGCGCGCACGCGGTTTGGCTGAGCATTTGAAAGCAGACACGCTGTATCAGTTTGCCGGACAAGCCGTGCTGCACATTGAGTTCACAACGGAGGAACCGGCGAGCGTCCTGCGCGAGCAGCTCCAGGATTGGCTGGGCTTTTTTGCTGCTCAGCAGAATTGGACCGCTCTGCGAGAAGAGTACGCGGCCCTGCTTCAGCGCCAGCATCAGGTCAGCAGTGCTTTGCAAATGGCCCGATTCGACAGCGAACAGCTTGAAACCGGCTTATCCGAGCAAGGCGTTGTAGCGCTCAAAGACATCCTGAAGGCAATCGGTGCTGTGGATAACTTCAGCGGAGAATGGCAACTGCCGGCACCGAATCCGTTCTTGCGCGCAGAGGCGCCGCCGCAAAACGCCGGACTGATTCGCGGGCAAACCAGCAAGCACCGCGGCCTGCGCACATTTGCCCAGGATCGTTCGCGCAGCCGTCGGGAAAACTCGCCGATGCAATTCAGCCAGGCCTTGCCGGATAACACCGCTGAAGGCGCAATTTATTTGCGCTGGCGGCTCGAGGCTGCACCTCATCCCCGCCTTCAACAGCGCCTGGAAAACAGCTTGCAGCCATTGCGCGAGGATGCGCGTCAGGCGGGCGTCGACTTTTCCTTCAGCGCATCGGGAAATGAATGGCTGTTGAAGGTGACGGGACTGCAGGAGTCGATGCCGACCGTTCTCGAACATGCGCTGAAAGAGCTGACAAAACCTGCTAACGGTTTCTCACAGGAAGCACCGAAAAGCACTGCGCTGATCCCGATAAAACAACTGCTCAAGGCGCTGCCCGATCATTGCCTTTTGCACGCCGGTGTCTCAGATGATTTGCAGCAGCTAGGGTCGAGTGCGCGCTGGGAAGGCCTGGCCACCGGCCTGTCGGCACAGACTCAAGCGGCGTTGGGTCTGGCCCTGAGCCGGGTGCCCGGCGTAGCGGACACCCAACCGTCCCCGCTGCCCTCGATCAACTCACAGCGCCTGTGGACAACACTCGACACCGAGTCCAGCGAACACGCGTTGTTGCTGTTCTGTCCGACGCCTACCCGGGACATCTCCGACGAAGCCGCCTGGCGCTTGCTGGCCCATGTCTGTCAGACGCCGTTCTACCAGCGCCTGCGGGTTGAGCTGCAACTGGGGTATGCGGTGTTCAGCGCGCTGCGTCAGATCCATGGGCAGACCGGAATCCTGTTTGGCGTGCAGTCTCCGGGCACTGCGCCCTTGCAGTTACTGGAACACATTGAGTGCTTCCTGAATGACCTGCCCGGAATGATCGAGGGGATCGACGAGGCGGCTTTCATTGCCCAGCGCCAAGCGTTGGCCAATCAATTCGACAACGCTTCGCTGCCCGCCACGCAGGCGGCCGAACTGCTCTGGCAAGGCAAGCTGGCCGGCCACTCGTCGGATTACCTGACGCAACTGACCTTGTCGATTCTGGCCATCGACCGCTCCGCCCTGATAGCCGCAGCCCATCGACTGAACAACGCCGAAGGTGGCTGGCGCTGCCTGGCCAGCAGTTCGGAACCAGAGGCGCCTTGGCAAGTGACAAAATGA
- a CDS encoding aspartate aminotransferase family protein, which produces MNLFNLRRSAPSLDDLNADSFLPARSDNLSSEHLMPSVERPKQIFVRGQGSWLWDSDDRAYLDFSQGGGANSLGHSPSVLVNAITAQAQSLINPGFGLHNRGMLNLTERLCVSTGSDQAYLLNSGSEACEAAIKLARKWGQRHRGGASRIIVASKGCHGRSLGTIPASDSSSLVNRFEPQLPGFSHVPFNDLAALHAAVDARTVAIMLEPIQSEAGVIPAAEHYLKGVERLCRELGILLIFDEVQTGIGRLGTLLAEQSYGVRADIVVLGKGLGGGVPLAALLARGKACCFDIGELTGTHHGNALMTAAGLAVLDSVQDKGFLEHVRENGQHLREGLARLAHRYGHGELRGQGLLWGLTLSEDSADAVVKSAMYEGLLLDAPQADCLRFTPALTVSKANIDEMLLRLARAFSRVRTAQLQCRKGIAV; this is translated from the coding sequence ATGAACCTGTTCAATTTACGGCGTAGCGCTCCCAGCCTTGATGACCTGAACGCGGACAGTTTTCTGCCGGCCAGAAGTGACAACCTTTCCAGCGAGCACCTGATGCCCAGTGTCGAGCGGCCGAAACAGATTTTTGTGCGCGGCCAGGGCTCCTGGTTGTGGGACAGCGACGACCGTGCCTATCTGGATTTTTCCCAAGGTGGCGGAGCCAATAGCCTCGGGCATAGCCCTTCTGTATTGGTCAATGCCATTACGGCGCAGGCTCAATCGCTGATCAACCCCGGTTTCGGCCTGCACAACCGCGGCATGCTCAACCTTACCGAGCGGCTCTGTGTCAGCACCGGCAGTGATCAGGCGTACCTGCTCAACAGTGGCAGCGAAGCCTGTGAGGCGGCGATCAAACTGGCGCGCAAGTGGGGTCAGCGGCATCGCGGCGGTGCTTCGCGGATCATCGTGGCCAGCAAAGGTTGTCATGGCCGTAGTCTCGGGACGATTCCGGCGTCGGACAGTTCCAGTCTGGTCAATCGCTTCGAACCGCAACTGCCCGGCTTCAGCCACGTGCCGTTCAACGATCTCGCTGCATTGCATGCAGCAGTGGATGCCCGGACGGTGGCAATCATGCTCGAACCGATCCAGAGCGAAGCCGGGGTCATTCCCGCCGCCGAGCATTACCTCAAGGGGGTCGAACGCCTGTGTCGTGAACTCGGGATTTTGTTGATCTTCGACGAAGTGCAAACCGGTATCGGTCGGCTAGGCACATTGCTCGCGGAACAATCCTACGGCGTGCGCGCAGATATCGTCGTCCTCGGTAAGGGGCTGGGCGGTGGCGTGCCTCTGGCGGCGTTGCTGGCGCGGGGCAAGGCTTGCTGTTTCGACATCGGCGAACTGACGGGCACCCATCATGGCAACGCGCTGATGACCGCTGCCGGCCTTGCGGTACTCGACAGCGTGCAGGACAAGGGATTTCTCGAGCATGTCCGGGAAAACGGCCAGCACCTGCGCGAAGGCCTGGCCCGTCTGGCTCATCGCTATGGACACGGTGAATTACGCGGGCAGGGGCTGCTCTGGGGTCTTACCCTGTCCGAGGATTCGGCTGACGCCGTCGTTAAATCCGCGATGTACGAAGGGCTGCTGCTCGACGCCCCGCAAGCCGATTGTCTGCGTTTTACCCCGGCACTCACCGTCAGCAAGGCCAATATCGACGAAATGCTCCTGCGCCTGGCCCGAGCCTTTTCCCGCGTACGCACCGCACAGCTGCAATGCCGAAAAGGCATTGCCGTCTGA
- the pqqA gene encoding pyrroloquinoline quinone precursor peptide PqqA: MSWSKPAYTDLRIGFEVTMYFASR, translated from the coding sequence ATGTCCTGGTCCAAACCTGCTTACACCGACCTGCGTATCGGCTTTGAAGTCACCATGTACTTCGCAAGCCGCTAA
- the pqqB gene encoding pyrroloquinoline quinone biosynthesis protein PqqB — protein MFVQILGSAAGGGFPQWNCNCVNCAGFRDGSLNAKARTQSSIAISDDGVNWVLCNASPDIRAQLQSYPPMQPGRALRDTGISAIILMDSQIDHTTGLLSLREGCPHNVWCTDMVHEDLSTGFPLFTMLTHWNGGLNWNRIELDQSFTIPACPSLRFTPLPLRSAAPPYSPHRFDPHPGDNIGLIIEDLNTGGKLFYAPGLGKVDAPLLDIMAGSDCLLVDGTMWDDDEMQRRGVGTRTGREMGHLAQNGPGGMLEVLEQLPKQRKVLIHINNTNPILDEDSPERAELVRREVEVAYDGMSIVL, from the coding sequence ATGTTTGTCCAGATTCTAGGTTCCGCCGCCGGCGGCGGTTTCCCCCAGTGGAATTGCAACTGCGTGAACTGCGCAGGTTTTCGCGACGGGAGCCTGAACGCCAAGGCGCGGACCCAGTCGTCCATCGCGATTTCCGATGACGGCGTGAACTGGGTGCTCTGCAACGCCTCGCCGGACATCCGTGCCCAACTCCAGAGTTACCCCCCGATGCAACCGGGCCGCGCCCTGCGCGATACCGGCATCAGCGCGATCATCCTGATGGACAGCCAGATCGACCACACCACCGGCCTGCTCAGCCTGCGCGAAGGTTGCCCGCACAATGTCTGGTGCACCGACATGGTCCATGAAGACCTGAGCACCGGTTTCCCGTTGTTCACCATGCTGACCCACTGGAACGGCGGCCTGAACTGGAACCGCATCGAACTCGACCAGAGCTTCACCATCCCCGCATGCCCGAGCCTGCGTTTCACCCCGTTGCCGCTGCGCAGCGCTGCGCCGCCGTACTCGCCGCACCGCTTCGACCCGCACCCGGGCGACAATATCGGACTGATCATTGAAGACCTGAACACCGGCGGCAAGCTGTTCTACGCGCCTGGCCTGGGCAAGGTCGACGCGCCGCTGCTGGACATCATGGCCGGCAGCGACTGCCTGCTGGTGGACGGCACGATGTGGGACGACGACGAAATGCAGCGCCGTGGCGTCGGCACCCGCACCGGCCGGGAAATGGGTCACCTGGCGCAAAACGGCCCCGGGGGCATGCTGGAAGTGCTGGAGCAACTGCCCAAACAGCGCAAAGTGCTCATCCACATCAACAACACCAACCCGATCCTCGATGAGGATTCGCCGGAGCGTGCCGAGCTGGTTCGGCGTGAGGTTGAAGTGGCGTATGACGGCATGAGTATTGTGTTGTAG
- a CDS encoding YqaE/Pmp3 family membrane protein: MDFIRIIIAILLPPLGVFLQVGFAGAFWLNILLTLCGYIPGIVHAVYIIAKR, encoded by the coding sequence ATGGACTTCATTCGTATCATCATCGCCATTCTGTTGCCGCCACTGGGTGTGTTTCTGCAAGTCGGTTTTGCCGGCGCGTTCTGGCTGAATATTCTGCTGACGCTGTGCGGTTATATTCCGGGGATCGTGCACGCGGTGTACATCATCGCCAAGCGCTGA